In a single window of the Tellurirhabdus bombi genome:
- a CDS encoding tetratricopeptide repeat protein produces the protein MAKKTPKPSVNKPIVRATPNGTAPKSRTVNPISSPSETLKRQAPVAPPEPLDPRPIQPLWGTLVAAVAFALYINTFQNGLALDDIAAITQNLFVQKGIEGIPDLLRTEFWHFSNISLGYYRPLALISFALEKEYFNADPHISHIINAVIYALTGFSLIILLQKWLPGRTVFTTLIALLFVAHPIHTEVVANIKSRDEMLSFLFMTFVLLTYWKYLETKQIGWVIFSAFWMYLTYLSKESSLVGLGLIVIMQYTFARKNFWISLLNIWPYILVTALFFWQKKLMIGTLSGNPPVDWANYPYAIEQTKFLTTFKFFAHYLQLLLVPFNLSYDYSYNVIPSGRWNDGVTWFGLLSFAGLVWLAWKGFWKRSIWGFGLAWMFITMAPGLGFVFSRGGILAERFLYSPVLGFVLAALAALDLLLEKRMNFAEETPVLKRYGVMIGLCIAVTALFSFRTISRNEDWKDNFTLFNSGLKYADNSCQVHRHVANEWINKCQSEKDPKLKRKYFDLAIGHLRRSTEIYPGFGEAYFSMAYSYQRLIPNIDSAIYFYKQTIRASSAYAPAYNNLGVIYQDRRRYHLASHYFFMSTRVNPAYQDGMNNYLALKNQLKLDVQILPDSLQYEGVNQIMANSPTPIPTVQLPKF, from the coding sequence ATGGCTAAAAAAACACCCAAACCATCGGTCAATAAACCGATTGTCCGTGCTACGCCGAATGGCACAGCGCCGAAAAGCCGGACGGTAAATCCAATTTCCTCACCCTCTGAAACGCTAAAACGCCAAGCTCCCGTGGCCCCGCCGGAGCCACTCGATCCGCGCCCCATCCAACCCTTATGGGGAACGTTGGTGGCTGCCGTAGCTTTCGCGTTGTATATCAATACGTTTCAGAATGGGCTTGCGCTAGACGATATTGCGGCGATCACTCAGAATCTGTTTGTTCAAAAAGGAATTGAAGGCATTCCCGATCTGCTTCGAACCGAATTCTGGCACTTCAGCAATATTTCGCTCGGCTACTACCGGCCCCTAGCCCTGATTTCCTTTGCACTTGAAAAAGAGTATTTTAACGCAGACCCGCACATTAGCCACATCATCAACGCCGTTATTTATGCGTTGACGGGGTTTTCACTGATTATCCTTTTGCAGAAATGGTTACCTGGCCGCACGGTGTTTACAACGCTCATCGCCTTGTTATTTGTGGCCCACCCTATTCATACGGAAGTGGTGGCTAACATAAAAAGCCGCGACGAAATGCTTAGTTTCCTGTTTATGACATTTGTGCTCCTGACCTACTGGAAGTACCTGGAAACCAAACAAATCGGCTGGGTTATTTTTTCTGCCTTCTGGATGTACCTGACCTACTTGTCTAAGGAATCCTCCCTGGTTGGTCTGGGCTTGATTGTGATCATGCAATACACCTTTGCCCGCAAAAATTTCTGGATCTCTTTGCTGAATATCTGGCCTTACATCCTGGTAACCGCTTTGTTCTTCTGGCAGAAAAAACTCATGATCGGCACGCTGAGTGGCAATCCGCCTGTCGATTGGGCCAACTACCCATACGCCATTGAGCAAACGAAATTCCTGACTACGTTCAAATTTTTTGCGCATTACCTCCAGTTACTTCTTGTTCCCTTTAATCTGTCTTATGACTACTCCTACAACGTCATTCCGTCTGGCCGCTGGAACGATGGGGTAACCTGGTTTGGTTTGCTTTCTTTTGCCGGATTGGTTTGGTTAGCCTGGAAAGGTTTCTGGAAACGAAGCATATGGGGCTTCGGGCTAGCCTGGATGTTTATTACGATGGCCCCTGGACTGGGTTTTGTTTTTTCTCGGGGCGGTATTTTGGCCGAACGCTTTCTGTATTCACCCGTGTTGGGGTTCGTGCTTGCCGCGCTGGCCGCACTGGATTTACTCCTGGAAAAGCGCATGAACTTTGCGGAAGAAACGCCCGTTTTAAAGCGCTATGGCGTTATGATTGGTCTATGCATTGCCGTTACGGCTCTGTTTAGCTTTCGAACTATTTCCCGGAATGAAGACTGGAAAGACAATTTTACTTTGTTTAATAGCGGCCTGAAATACGCGGATAACAGTTGCCAGGTTCACCGACACGTGGCCAACGAGTGGATCAATAAATGCCAGAGCGAAAAAGACCCGAAACTAAAGCGTAAATACTTTGATCTGGCTATTGGGCACCTACGCCGCTCGACCGAGATTTACCCCGGCTTCGGTGAAGCTTATTTTTCGATGGCTTATTCGTACCAGCGACTAATTCCTAATATCGACTCGGCGATTTACTTCTATAAACAAACGATCCGGGCTTCATCGGCCTACGCGCCTGCTTACAATAATTTAGGGGTTATCTACCAGGATCGACGTCGTTATCATCTGGCCTCGCACTATTTCTTTATG